A genome region from uncultured Roseibium sp. includes the following:
- a CDS encoding ABC transporter ATP-binding protein, whose product MRSPTDGRIWLDGKDVSHLPPNKREVNMVFQDYALFPHMTVGRNVGYGLRVSGVAKAEIEQRAREALGLVGLAEKYDSKPHELSGGQRQRVALARALVRRPKVLLLDEPLSALDANLREAMQVELRHLHQKVGLTFIMVTHDQDEALAMADRVLVMRSGKVVQDGTPDDLYDRPANPYVAGFVGTTNLFESAVEAGRVDCFGQVLSLPGHLSSRKNGLFGFRPEKVQVLDTDSAQAANVLQGTVEEVLYHGSMARIVLKLPKGTILLELQNRHLGGRSGLPRNGTALSVTVDPEAIMVFDAEAAA is encoded by the coding sequence TTGAGGAGCCCGACCGACGGCCGCATCTGGCTGGATGGCAAGGACGTTTCGCACCTTCCTCCCAACAAGCGGGAAGTGAACATGGTCTTCCAGGACTATGCCCTGTTTCCGCACATGACGGTCGGCAGGAACGTCGGCTACGGCCTGCGGGTCTCGGGCGTCGCCAAAGCGGAGATCGAACAACGCGCCCGCGAAGCGCTCGGCCTTGTCGGCCTGGCCGAAAAATACGACTCCAAACCCCATGAATTGTCGGGCGGGCAGCGCCAGCGCGTTGCCCTGGCACGGGCATTGGTCCGCCGTCCGAAGGTTCTCCTCCTCGACGAACCGCTGTCCGCGCTGGACGCAAATCTGCGCGAAGCCATGCAGGTCGAGCTTCGTCACCTTCACCAGAAGGTCGGCCTGACCTTCATCATGGTGACCCATGACCAGGACGAAGCCCTCGCCATGGCCGACCGGGTGCTGGTGATGCGCAGCGGCAAGGTGGTTCAGGACGGAACGCCCGACGACCTCTACGACCGCCCGGCGAACCCCTATGTGGCCGGGTTTGTCGGAACCACGAATTTGTTCGAGTCAGCGGTGGAAGCCGGACGCGTCGACTGCTTTGGGCAGGTGTTGTCGCTCCCCGGTCATCTCTCGTCCCGCAAGAACGGCCTGTTCGGCTTCCGCCCGGAAAAGGTTCAGGTTCTGGACACCGACTCCGCTCAAGCCGCCAACGTTCTGCAAGGGACGGTGGAAGAGGTGCTCTATCACGGCTCCATGGCGCGGATCGTTCTCAAGCTGCCCAAGGGAACGATCCTCCTGGAGTTGCAGAACAGGCATCTCGGCGGACGATCCGGACTGCCGCGAAACGGAACGGCCCTCTCGGTCACGGTCGATCCGGAGGCGATCATGGTCTTCGATGCGGAGGCCGCGGCATGA